TTCCCTGCCCGGTGGCAGCACGGAGAACCGCGCCGCCTTTTGGAATCGGCTTGAACAGCATCACAAACGTGCGGACGCCGTGCTTGCGCGTGAGTTCACGCTTGCTCTGCCTCACGAGTTGCCAGCCGAAGAGCGGCAGCGGCTTGCTTTCGACTATGGCCAGGAGCTTGCCGATCGCTATGGCATTGCAGTGGACGTGGCTGTGCACGCTCCC
The sequence above is a segment of the Robbsia betulipollinis genome. Coding sequences within it:
- a CDS encoding MobA/MobL family protein; translated protein: MSVKQISRSTRRAAERIVDVRTGEIHDYTRKGGVDAAHLSLPGGSTENRAAFWNRLEQHHKRADAVLAREFTLALPHELPAEERQRLAFDYGQELADRYGIAVDVAVHAP